Below is a window of Chlamydiota bacterium DNA.
TGCGGGGGGGAGGCCGCTCTCGCCCGCGATCCGGCGGAGGTCGCCCGGGCCGACGCGCTCGTGGTCCCCGGCGTGGGCTCGTTCGGCGACTGCGTCGAGAACCTCGCCCGCGCCGGTCTGAAAGACGCGATCGCGGCGTGCATCGGCTCCGGCAGGCCCTACCTCGGCATCTGCCTCGGCCTCCAGATCCTCTTCTCCTCGAGCGAGGAGGCGCCCGGGACGCCGGGCCTCGGGATCATCCCGGGGAAAGTCCGCAAATTCGCCGGATCCCTCAAGGTCCCGCACATGGGCTGGAACACGATACGCCTCGCCGGGCGGGGGGGAGGGGAGACCGCCGGGGCGGGGTGCTGTCCGCTCTTCCGCGGGATCGAAGACGGGGCGTACGTCTACTTCGTCCACTCGTTCTACCCGGAGCCGGAGGATGAAGCGGTGACGGCGGCGGTGACGGAGTACGGGGTGCCGTTCGCGTCGGCGATATGGAACGGCAATCTCATGGCGACGCAGTTCCACCCGGAGAAGAGCCAGCGCGTCGGGCTCGCCATGATCCGGAACTTCGTCGCGTTCGCCTCGGCGCGCGCGGCGGCGGGGCGCGAAGCGCCGGGAGGGGCGCGATGATCGTCATCCCCGCGATCGACATCCGAAACGGCAGGTGCGTGCGCCTCTTCCAGGGGCGCGAGGACCGGGAGACGGTGTACGGAGACGACCCGGCGGCGATGGCGTTGCGCTGGAAGGCGGAAGGGGCGCGCGTGGTGCACGTGGTCGACCTGGACGGGGCGTTTGCGGGGGAGCCGCGGAATCTTCGCGCGGTGCGGGAGATCGTCGAGAAAGCCGCCCTGCCGGTGGAGTTCGGCGGGGGGCTGCGCTCGATCGACTCCGTCCGGAAGGTGTTCAGGCTGGGGGTCGCCCGCGCCATCCTCGGCACCGCGGCGATCCGCGATCGGGGCCTCCTCCGGGCCGCCGCCGCCGAGTTTCCGGGCAAGATCTTCGTGGGGCTCGACGCGAGGAACGGCGTCGTGACGGTGGAGGGGTGGAAGACCGATTCGGGCGTGCGGGCGCTGGACCTGCTCGCGGAGGTGGAGAAGGACGGGGCGGCCGGGGCGATCTACACCGACGTCGCCACGGACGGCGCCTTGTCCGGGCCCGATTTCGCGGCCGTTGAGAGGATATACGCCGCGGCCCGCGTCCCCGTGATCGCCTCGGGAGGCGTGGGAACCGCCGAGCACGTGCGGCGCCTCGCCGCGATCGGCCGCGGGGGGCTGTACGGCGCGATCGTCGGCACGGCGCTGTACGACGGCGTCCTGACGCTCGCCGACGCGATCGCCGCGGCATCGGAGGGCGGACGGGGCGCGAGAGGCGGCGCCTGATGCTCGCGCGCAGGATCATCCCCTGCCTGGACGTGAAGGAGGGGCGGGTGGTGAAGGGGGTGCGGTTCGTGAAGCTCCGCGACGCGGGCGATCCGGCGGAGGCCGCGCAGGCGTACGACGAGGCCGGGGCGGACGAGATCGTCTTCCTCGACATCACCGCCTCGCACGAGGGGAGGCCGACGATCGTGGACGCGGTGCGCCGCGCCGCGGACCGGGTCTTCATGCCGCTCACCGTCGGGGGCGGCGTGCGGACGCTGGAGGATATCCGCCTCCTCCTCCGCGCCGGGGCCGACAAGGTGTCGCTCAACACCGCGGCGGTCGCCGACCCGTCGTTCATCGACCGGGCCGCGCGGGCGTTCGGGTCGCAGTGCATCGTGCTCGCCGTCGACGCGCGGCGCGCGGAGGGCGGCTGGGAGGTGTACACGCACGGCGGGAGGACCCCGGCGGGGAAGGACGCGGTCCGGTGGGCGGTCGAGGGGGCGGCGCGGGGCGCGGGCGAGATCCTCCTGACCGGCATGGACGCCGACGGCACCGAGGACGGGTACGACCTCGCCCTGACGAGGAGCGTCTCGGGGGCGGTGGGCGTGCCGGTGATCGCCTCGGGCGGCGCGGGGACGCTCGAGCACCTCCGCGAGGCGCTCACGGAGGGGCGGGCGGACGCCGCGCTCGCGGCCTCGATATTCCATTTCGGGACGTACACGGTCGGGGAGGCGAAACGGTACCTGAAACAGCGGGGGGTGGAGGTGAGGGTATGAGGATGCCGCAGGGGCTCAAGTTCGACGAGAAGGGGCTGGTGACCGCGGTGATGCAGGACGCCGGCACCGGCGAGGTGCTGATGGTCGCCTTCATGAACGCGGAGGCGCTCGCCAAAACGCTCGAAACGGGTCTGGCGCATTTCTGGAGCCGCTCGCGCGGGAAGCTCTGGCTCAAGGGGGAATCCTCCGGCCACGTGCAGAAGGTGAAGGAGGTGCGCGTGGACTGCGACGCGGATGCCGTGCTCCTGAAGATCGAGCAGAAGGGGGGGGCATGCCACGCCGGCTACCGCTCCTGCTTCTACCGGAGGCTGAAGGAGGACGGGGGGTACGAGACGGCGGGGGAGAAGGTCTTCGACCCCGGCACGGTGTACAAGTGAAGCGCCCCCCCCGTGCCGCGGGGGGCGCGGGGAAGGAGAAGATTCTTCGCCGCGGCGGGAGGGCAGCGAGGCCGACATGTTCACGCCTGACCTGAAGGAGTTCGTCAAGAAATCGCGCGAGGGGAACCTCATACCGGTCTACAAGGAGATCATGGCCGATATGGAGACGCCGCTCTCCGCCTTCCTGAAGCTCGAGCGGGGGAGGTACGCGTTCCTGCTCGAGAGCGTGGAGGGGGGGGAGCGGATCGGCCGCTACTCGTTCCTCGGGTGCAACCCGGGGAAGGTGTTCACGGCGAAGGGGAGGACGGTCACCGTGGAGGACGAGGCGGGACGGCGCTCCTTCGAGAGCGCGACCGACCCGCTCGACGATCTCGCCGCGCTGCTCGGGGCGTACCGGCCCGTCGCCGTCCCCGGCCTCCCCCGCTTCAGCGGCGGGGCGGTGGGGTACGCCGCGTACGACGCCGTGCGCTACTTCGAGAAGCTCCCCGACACGAACCCGGACGACCTCGGTTTGCCGGACCTGCTCTTCATGTTCACCGACACGATCCTGATCTTCGACCATGTGCGGCACACGATCAAGATCGTCTCCAACGCCCGCGTGGACTCCGACCCGGCGCGGGCGTACGACACCGCGGTGCGCACGATCCGGCGCATCGAGGAGCGCATGCGCAATCCGCTCCCCGCGAGGCCGATCGAGATCGCCCCCGTACAAGGCGAGGCGTCGTTCCGCTCCAACGTCACGCGGGAGGAGTACGAGGCGATCGTCGCCCGGGCGCAGGAGTACATCAGGGCCGGCGACGTGATACAGGTCGTCCCCTCCCAGCGCCTCGAGACCGAGGTGCACGCCCCCCCGTTCAACGTCTATCGCGCCCTCCGCTCGATCAACCCGTCGCCGTACATGTACTACCTCCAGCTCGGGGACGTCTGCGTGGTCGGCTCCTCCCCCGAGGTGCACGTGCGCTGCGAGGACGGGCTCGTGGAGGTCCGCCCGATCGCGGGGACCCGGCCGCGCGGGAGGGACGAGGGGGAGGACCTCGCGCTCGAACGGGAGCTTCTCGCCGATCCGAAGGAGCGCGCCGAGCATATCATGCTCGTGGACCTCGGGCGCAACGACATCGGGCGGGTGTGCCGCTACGGGACGGTGAAGCCGCAGGAGCTGATGGTCGTCGAGCGGTACTCGCACGTGATGCACATCGTCTCCGACATCCGGGGGCGCCTCCGCGAGGGCGCGACCGCATTCGACGTCCTGCGCGCCTCGTTCCCCGCGGGGACCGTCTCGGGGGCCCCGAAGATACGGGCCATGGAGATCATCGACGAGCTCGAGAACCGGCGGCGCGGGCCGTACGCGGGGGCGGTGGGGTACTTCAGCTTCACCGGGAACCTCGACTGCTGCATCACCATCCGTACGATCCTGATCAAGGGGACGCGGGCGTTCGTGCAGGCGGGCGGGGGCGTCGTCGCGGACTCGGTGCCCGCGCGGGAGTACGAGGAGACGCTGAACAAGGCCCGCGCGATGCTGCGCGCGATCGCCATGGCGGAGGGATTGCGGTGAGGCGGCCATGCTCCTGATGATCGACAACTACGATTCGTTCGTCTACAACCTCGTCCAGTATTTCGGCGAACTGGGGGAGGAGCCGCGGGTCTATCGGAACGACCGGATCAGCGTCGCGGAGGCCGAGGCGCTGAAGCCGGACCGGATCGTGATCTCGCCCGGCCCCTGCACGCCCCGCGAGGCGGGGGTCTCGAAGGAGATCGTCGCGGCGTTCGCGGGCAGGGTCCCCCTCCTCGGCGTCTGCCTCGGCCACCAGTGCATCGCGGAGGCGTTCGGCGGCGAGGTCGTGCGGGCGGAGCGGCTGATGCACGGCAAGACCTCGATGATCCGGCACGACGGAAAGGGGCTCTTCGAGGGGCTCCCCAACCCGTTCGAGGCGACGCGCTACCACTCGCTCATCGTCAGGCGCGCTACGCTTCCCGGCTGCCTCGAGGTCACCGCGGAGACCGCCGAGGGGGAGATCATGGGGCTCAGGCACCGCCTGCACGCGGTCTGGGGCGTCCAGTTCCACCCCGAATCCATTCTCACCGCGGAGGGGATGCGCCTGCTCGCGAACTTCCTCCGCGCGAGGTAGGCGCCCGCCTCGCCGGGCGGGACGCCGGAGGGGGACGATGCACGGCGGGAGGATCGGATGGCGGCGGCGCGACTCCGGCGAGCGTTCGTTCGCCGCGACGGCGCGCCCCGCGGTCGTCAACGCGGCCCGCGCGCGGTACCTGTTCGCGCGCCCCTTCTGCGCGGGCGGGGACCTGCTTGACATCGGCTGCGGGCCGGGGGACGGCCTCGCCCTCGTCTCCGGCGCGGCGCGGCGCGCCGTGGGCCTGGACTACTCCGCCGATACGCTCGTCGCCTGCGCGCCGGCCCTCGAGGCGGCGGGGATCCGCCCCGTCGCGGGCGACGCGCTCGCCCTCCCGTTCCTCGACCACAGCTTCGACGCGGTCACCGCCTTCGAGGTGATCGAGCACCTCCCGGACCCGGCCCGTTTCCTCTCGGAGACGTTCCGGGTCCTCGCCCCCGGGGGCGTCGCCGTCATCTCGACGCCGAACAGGCCCGTCTACAGCCCGCGGGGGACCTGGCTCGACTACCATCTGCGGGAGTACGACGCCGGGGAGCTGCGGGCGCTCCTGGAACCGTTCTTCCCCGAGATCTCGCTCTTCGGCCAGGAGCACCGAACCCGCGACGCGCAACTCGACTGCTCTCCCCTCAACAGATACCTCTACCCGCTCAAGCGTCGCCTCGACCCGCGCGGGGTGCTCCTGAACCGCCTCCGGGCGGCCTACGTCTATCTCCGGTGGGGGGAGAGGCCGGGGGACTGCACGCCGGGCGATTTCCCGGTCCTGGAAGGCGGCGTCGACCGCCGGCCGATCCTCGTCGCGGTGTGCGTCGCGGAACGAAACGACCGGCCGCGGGAAGGGGGCGGCGATGCGCGCCGTTAGCGCGGAAAGGCGGGCGCGGGCGGCGGGGGAGGCGGCGGATCGCGCCGCGTCCCCTCCCGAGAAGTACCTTCGCTGCCTCTGGTACGACGGGCGCCGCTTCCTCAAGCGCGGCATCCGCACGCGGGACGGCGCGAGGATCGAGATCGTCTCGCCGGGGGCCTGGAACACGGGGCGCGGGCCGGATTTCCTCGGCGGGGTCTTCAGACTGGACGGCCGTGCGACGGTCTGCGGAGACGTCGAGGTGCACCGGCGCAGGCGCGACTGGGCCGCGCACGCCCACCGGCGCGATCCCGCCTTCGGCGGGGTGCGTCTCCACGTCTTTCTCCTCGACGACGGGCGGCGCGACTGCTGCCGGAACCACCTGGGCGACCCGGTGACGGAGCTGTGCCTTCGGGGCCAGACACGCCGTCCCGCCGAGGAGGCCGCGCGCCTGATCGATCCGCGCGACTACCCGTACCGGGCCGGAGGGGCGCGGGGGAGGTGCGGGGCGGTCGCGGGCGCCGGGGGAGGGGAGCGGCTGGCCGTCTTACTCCGCCTCGCCGGGAAGGAGCGTCTGCGCGTGAAGATCGCCCGCGCGCGGCGCCTCGCGCGGCGGCACGGGCGCGAACAGGCGCTCTACCTGCTCATCCTCGAAACGCTCGGCTACTCCGCGCACAAGGGTGCGTTCAGGCGCCTCTCGCGGCTCCTCCCCTGGAGGACCCTGCGCCGCATCGCCGCACACGCGGGGCCGCGCGACGCACACGCGGCGGTCGAGACGGCGCTCCTGGGCGCCGCGGGCCTCATCCCCCCCTCCGCCGCGCCGGCATGGGACCGCGAGACGCAACGCGCCTGGCGGGCGGCGAAACGCGGATGGCGCCTGATCGAAACCTCCCGCGGCGTCGGGGGGATGGACCCGGCGGTGTGGCGCGGCGGCGCCCAGCGTCCCGCGAGCGCGCCCCCGCGCCGGCTCGCGGCCGCGGGCGTCCTCTTCGCCCGGTGCGCGAAGAAGGGCCTCGTCCGCACCCTCCTGCCGCGGGGACGCGGAGCCGTTCCCGGCGCCCTGGAGCGGCGGCTGGCGCGGCTTCTCGACGGCGCCCCCCGTTCCTACTGGGACCTGCGTTGCGCCTGGGGCGGCAGACGGCTTCGCCGGCCGTGCGCCCCCATCGGGCCGGAGCACCGCGTGAAGATCGTCGCCAACGTGCTGCTCCCGTTTCTGCATCTCGAAGGCCAGCGCGCGGCCGCCCGGGCCGTCTTCGAATCCCTCCCCGCGGTCGAGCCGGACTCGTGCGTGAAGGCGATGATGGCGCGTCTCGTCGGAGGCGGAACGCCGTTCCCGCGCCGGTGGGGCTTCGCCGCCCAGCAGGGGCTGCTGTGCCTGCACCGGCGTCTCTGCGTAAAGGACAGGTCCGGCTGCCGCCGCTGCCGCCTGCCGGGCCTGCTGAGGGGTGGCGCAGGCGAAGCGCGCCGCATGACGGGGCTCACTTGAGCTCGGGCGCCGGACGGCGAGATCGGTGGGACCGGCGGTACGCGGCAGGGCATCCGTCCTGGGAGACGGGGAGGCCGTCCACGGAGCTGGCCACACTGCTCCGGTCCGGGAAGGTCCCCGTCGGAAGCGCCCTCGAGCTGGGCTGCGGGCGGGGCGCGAACGCCTGCTACCTCGCGGCGCAGGGGTTTGCGGTGACCGCGGCGGATATCTCCGCAACCGCCGTCGAGGCGGCGCGGCGCGCGGCGGCCGGGCGAGGGCTGACCGTGGATTTCCGCATCGCGGATTTGGCGGCCGATCCCGACCTCGGCGGGACGTACGACTTTCTCTTCGACCGGGGAGCGTACCACGCCGTCCGGCTGGCGGATGCACACGCATTCCTGCGCCTGCTCGCGAAGGTCAGCCGAACGGGCACGCGGTATCTGTGCCTCTGCGGAAACAGCAGGGAGCGCTGCGTCTCGGGCCCGCCGGTCGTCACCGAGGAGGAACTGACCGCGGAACTCGGCTCGCTCTTCGAGATAGTCGATCTCCACGAATTCCGCTTCGACGAATCCCCGGGGAGGGAGGGCCGCCCGCTCGGCTGGTCGGTTTTCATGCGTCGGCGCGGCGGGTGAAGCGCGCCTGCGGGGGGCGATGGGGCGGCGCGGCGGGCGCATCCCCCCCCAGAAGTCGCCGCGCCCGGGCGACTGCGGCCCCCCCCCCGCCGATCATGCAACAAAAAGTGTGGGCTTTCCGCCGAAGGGCTTAGTCAAATAGCCGGGCACAAGCTCTCCGGATTTATACACGACATACGTAAACAGCGCCAAATTGAGGTTTGCTCGTCCCTGGAAGT
It encodes the following:
- a CDS encoding aminodeoxychorismate/anthranilate synthase component II: MLLMIDNYDSFVYNLVQYFGELGEEPRVYRNDRISVAEAEALKPDRIVISPGPCTPREAGVSKEIVAAFAGRVPLLGVCLGHQCIAEAFGGEVVRAERLMHGKTSMIRHDGKGLFEGLPNPFEATRYHSLIVRRATLPGCLEVTAETAEGEIMGLRHRLHAVWGVQFHPESILTAEGMRLLANFLRAR
- a CDS encoding class I SAM-dependent methyltransferase, translating into MHGGRIGWRRRDSGERSFAATARPAVVNAARARYLFARPFCAGGDLLDIGCGPGDGLALVSGAARRAVGLDYSADTLVACAPALEAAGIRPVAGDALALPFLDHSFDAVTAFEVIEHLPDPARFLSETFRVLAPGGVAVISTPNRPVYSPRGTWLDYHLREYDAGELRALLEPFFPEISLFGQEHRTRDAQLDCSPLNRYLYPLKRRLDPRGVLLNRLRAAYVYLRWGERPGDCTPGDFPVLEGGVDRRPILVAVCVAERNDRPREGGGDARR
- the hisI gene encoding phosphoribosyl-AMP cyclohydrolase; its protein translation is MRMPQGLKFDEKGLVTAVMQDAGTGEVLMVAFMNAEALAKTLETGLAHFWSRSRGKLWLKGESSGHVQKVKEVRVDCDADAVLLKIEQKGGACHAGYRSCFYRRLKEDGGYETAGEKVFDPGTVYK
- the hisA gene encoding 1-(5-phosphoribosyl)-5-[(5-phosphoribosylamino)methylideneamino]imidazole-4-carboxamide isomerase, which encodes MIVIPAIDIRNGRCVRLFQGREDRETVYGDDPAAMALRWKAEGARVVHVVDLDGAFAGEPRNLRAVREIVEKAALPVEFGGGLRSIDSVRKVFRLGVARAILGTAAIRDRGLLRAAAAEFPGKIFVGLDARNGVVTVEGWKTDSGVRALDLLAEVEKDGAAGAIYTDVATDGALSGPDFAAVERIYAAARVPVIASGGVGTAEHVRRLAAIGRGGLYGAIVGTALYDGVLTLADAIAAASEGGRGARGGA
- a CDS encoding DUF2851 family protein is translated as MRAVSAERRARAAGEAADRAASPPEKYLRCLWYDGRRFLKRGIRTRDGARIEIVSPGAWNTGRGPDFLGGVFRLDGRATVCGDVEVHRRRRDWAAHAHRRDPAFGGVRLHVFLLDDGRRDCCRNHLGDPVTELCLRGQTRRPAEEAARLIDPRDYPYRAGGARGRCGAVAGAGGGERLAVLLRLAGKERLRVKIARARRLARRHGREQALYLLILETLGYSAHKGAFRRLSRLLPWRTLRRIAAHAGPRDAHAAVETALLGAAGLIPPSAAPAWDRETQRAWRAAKRGWRLIETSRGVGGMDPAVWRGGAQRPASAPPRRLAAAGVLFARCAKKGLVRTLLPRGRGAVPGALERRLARLLDGAPRSYWDLRCAWGGRRLRRPCAPIGPEHRVKIVANVLLPFLHLEGQRAAARAVFESLPAVEPDSCVKAMMARLVGGGTPFPRRWGFAAQQGLLCLHRRLCVKDRSGCRRCRLPGLLRGGAGEARRMTGLT
- a CDS encoding class I SAM-dependent methyltransferase, encoding MSSGAGRRDRWDRRYAAGHPSWETGRPSTELATLLRSGKVPVGSALELGCGRGANACYLAAQGFAVTAADISATAVEAARRAAAGRGLTVDFRIADLAADPDLGGTYDFLFDRGAYHAVRLADAHAFLRLLAKVSRTGTRYLCLCGNSRERCVSGPPVVTEEELTAELGSLFEIVDLHEFRFDESPGREGRPLGWSVFMRRRGG
- the trpE gene encoding anthranilate synthase component I is translated as MFTPDLKEFVKKSREGNLIPVYKEIMADMETPLSAFLKLERGRYAFLLESVEGGERIGRYSFLGCNPGKVFTAKGRTVTVEDEAGRRSFESATDPLDDLAALLGAYRPVAVPGLPRFSGGAVGYAAYDAVRYFEKLPDTNPDDLGLPDLLFMFTDTILIFDHVRHTIKIVSNARVDSDPARAYDTAVRTIRRIEERMRNPLPARPIEIAPVQGEASFRSNVTREEYEAIVARAQEYIRAGDVIQVVPSQRLETEVHAPPFNVYRALRSINPSPYMYYLQLGDVCVVGSSPEVHVRCEDGLVEVRPIAGTRPRGRDEGEDLALERELLADPKERAEHIMLVDLGRNDIGRVCRYGTVKPQELMVVERYSHVMHIVSDIRGRLREGATAFDVLRASFPAGTVSGAPKIRAMEIIDELENRRRGPYAGAVGYFSFTGNLDCCITIRTILIKGTRAFVQAGGGVVADSVPAREYEETLNKARAMLRAIAMAEGLR
- the hisH gene encoding imidazole glycerol phosphate synthase subunit HisH — its product is MDTGSRIAIVDYGMGNLHSVRKAFEACGGEAALARDPAEVARADALVVPGVGSFGDCVENLARAGLKDAIAACIGSGRPYLGICLGLQILFSSSEEAPGTPGLGIIPGKVRKFAGSLKVPHMGWNTIRLAGRGGGETAGAGCCPLFRGIEDGAYVYFVHSFYPEPEDEAVTAAVTEYGVPFASAIWNGNLMATQFHPEKSQRVGLAMIRNFVAFASARAAAGREAPGGAR
- the hisF gene encoding imidazole glycerol phosphate synthase subunit HisF, which codes for MLARRIIPCLDVKEGRVVKGVRFVKLRDAGDPAEAAQAYDEAGADEIVFLDITASHEGRPTIVDAVRRAADRVFMPLTVGGGVRTLEDIRLLLRAGADKVSLNTAAVADPSFIDRAARAFGSQCIVLAVDARRAEGGWEVYTHGGRTPAGKDAVRWAVEGAARGAGEILLTGMDADGTEDGYDLALTRSVSGAVGVPVIASGGAGTLEHLREALTEGRADAALAASIFHFGTYTVGEAKRYLKQRGVEVRV